Proteins from a genomic interval of Caulobacter rhizosphaerae:
- a CDS encoding ATP-binding protein, with the protein MRVAWDQLAAAYRPAAISHRRQIPLRVFVILVVVAATVWRPAFHFLVPWAAACIVAQIIEQQALRYFLTRAEPGRAVIFNLASDVLLAVVFGWASLPIWALGTPVATASAIILVSGSVLTALMGAEGCVAAFLAAVTPHMTYMLVLPLTSATRQDPLGAYYLMGVALFALVLGLVFAWSRRTFEAERSARRLAEAQTAAKSAFVAMVSHELRTPLSAILGGAGDLAREAGDARARDKAALIADAGAMMRALLNDLLDVSKIEAGRMSVEVLDFSPGALIDETVRFWRDEARAKGLALDLAGERDLPPWLRGDPVRLRQVLNNLLSNAIKFTPTGRVALSVRAERRGDGWRVAVEVSDTGPGLSPEQVARLFTAYDQLGPDTARTFGGTGLGLSISRDLARLMGGDLTARSPSQGGAVFELTLPMAAGVAPAVAEPTAAPKPPPSVFDRSPLALVVDDHEVNRRLLSHILDAMGVRVELAADGETGLALAGERRFDVILMDVNMPGLDGLETTRRLRLTGPNTTTPVIAVTAGVSDAEREACRAAGMDDWIEKPFQAATLQRVLWRALDPDLVRA; encoded by the coding sequence ATGCGGGTGGCTTGGGATCAACTGGCGGCCGCCTACAGGCCCGCCGCGATTTCCCATCGCCGCCAGATCCCGCTGCGGGTCTTCGTCATCCTGGTCGTCGTCGCCGCCACGGTCTGGCGGCCGGCCTTTCACTTCCTGGTGCCTTGGGCCGCGGCGTGCATCGTCGCCCAGATCATCGAGCAGCAGGCGCTGCGCTATTTTCTGACCCGCGCGGAACCCGGGCGCGCCGTGATCTTCAACCTGGCCTCGGACGTGCTGCTGGCCGTGGTGTTCGGCTGGGCGTCGCTGCCGATCTGGGCGCTGGGGACGCCGGTGGCGACGGCCTCGGCGATCATCCTGGTGTCCGGCTCAGTGCTGACCGCCCTAATGGGCGCCGAGGGCTGCGTGGCGGCGTTCCTGGCGGCCGTGACGCCGCACATGACCTACATGCTCGTCCTGCCCCTGACGTCGGCAACGCGCCAGGATCCGCTGGGGGCCTACTACCTGATGGGCGTGGCCCTGTTCGCCCTGGTGCTGGGCCTGGTGTTCGCCTGGTCGCGACGGACCTTCGAGGCCGAGCGGTCGGCCCGGCGCCTCGCCGAGGCCCAGACCGCGGCCAAGTCGGCCTTCGTGGCCATGGTCAGCCACGAACTGCGCACGCCGTTGAGCGCCATCCTCGGCGGGGCCGGCGACCTGGCGCGCGAGGCCGGCGACGCGCGGGCCCGCGACAAGGCCGCCCTGATCGCCGACGCCGGGGCGATGATGCGCGCGCTGCTCAACGACCTGCTGGACGTCTCCAAGATCGAGGCTGGCCGGATGAGCGTCGAGGTGCTGGATTTTTCGCCGGGAGCGCTGATCGACGAGACCGTGCGCTTCTGGCGCGACGAGGCCAGGGCCAAGGGGCTGGCGCTGGACCTGGCGGGCGAACGGGACCTGCCCCCATGGCTGCGCGGCGATCCGGTGCGCCTTCGCCAGGTGCTCAACAACCTGCTGTCCAACGCCATCAAGTTCACCCCGACGGGCCGGGTCGCGCTGAGCGTCAGGGCCGAGCGGCGAGGGGACGGCTGGCGGGTGGCCGTCGAGGTCTCCGACACCGGACCCGGCCTGTCGCCCGAGCAGGTGGCGCGGCTGTTCACGGCCTATGACCAGTTGGGTCCCGATACGGCGCGCACCTTCGGCGGGACGGGTCTTGGCCTGTCGATCAGCCGGGACCTGGCGCGGCTGATGGGCGGGGACCTGACCGCGCGCTCACCGTCCCAAGGCGGCGCGGTGTTCGAGCTGACCCTGCCGATGGCGGCCGGCGTGGCGCCGGCCGTCGCCGAACCGACAGCGGCGCCCAAGCCGCCGCCAAGCGTCTTCGACCGGTCGCCCCTGGCCCTGGTGGTCGACGATCACGAGGTCAACCGGCGGCTCTTGAGCCACATCCTCGACGCCATGGGCGTGCGGGTCGAATTGGCCGCCGACGGCGAAACGGGCTTGGCCCTGGCCGGCGAGCGGCGCTTCGACGTGATCCTGATGGACGTCAACATGCCGGGGCTCGACGGGCTGGAGACCACGCGCCGTCTGCGCCTCACAGGCCCGAACACCACCACGCCGGTGATCGCCGTCACCGCCGGCGTCTCGGACGCCGAGCGCGAAGCCTGCCGCGCGGCCGGGATGGACGACTGGATCGAAAAGCCGTTCCAGGCCGCGACCTTGCAGCGGGTGCTGTGGCGGGCGCTGGATCCGGATCTGGTCCGGGCCTAG
- a CDS encoding TonB-dependent receptor plug domain-containing protein, producing MATTMICGAAVAALGAGQAAAQTAAPTDQTEVEEIVVTGSLFRRTDTETPSPVTVMTAQTLQRAGMTTATDAIRSVSADGAGSIGTGFQSGFSAGGSAVSLRGLGVSSTLVLVDGLRSANFPINDDGHNAYVDLNSIPFSLIDRIEVLKDGASSSYGADAIGGVVNLILKKQFEGVSGSAEFGQSQERDARHQRFDLTLGYGDYAEKGWNFYVNGEYQKDGRVSSHSRGFPYNTQDLRPIGGLDNNTADSSLTTATPTAVVVRTTQGDLNNPLSGGVQPFADGTYIDSKGDTQPYSNYTSLGLGTCLAGTYTATTGGSRGVGCKYDLVDLYNQIQPKQERYALNGRLSFKLGENVEGYVAGSYSYDFVSIKNQPRAVRNTQPFGGSANLASTNPGIVLPVWICTSGVNCADPAAAGRRLNPNNPYATTYANDPANGAARLYYLFGDIPAGSDRTNEVYRGTAGLKGDFGGDWNWRVDAVAARDNLKIEQYGYLNIANLLKSINTGSYDFVNPGNNTQAIRDFISPTVTTPSHSTMYSLDASITKELWELPGGTMQLAVGGQVRKEELVNNNQNAKLDTYSLTTSSAFGKHTVTAGYFEVLAPVLDQLEINASGRYDHYSEGFSHFSPKIGAKYTPLRQLAFRGTYSKGFRAPTFAESGARSQYAGFSTFTPPATFQNAHGGLTSAGNTNPYAQAYSLGGGYVGNPDLKPEKSRSFTLGVIAEPTPWLSLTVDYYDVKKSDLIVAGPLLAKARNAYYTGTDVTSACAAVAAVGAGYSCNLVDGIDPLFPTALPRVLIINAPFVNADFSKTAGVDFSATAKANLPFDAKLTSRVEVTHVLKYDLHTSSGVQKYAGTLGPYQLSSGNGTPDWRGNWQNTVEWGRYSLSATAYYVGKIKSVAADQRTSTDCVTANQYATGDKVLGEKFCYIKKFVNVDLNGTAQITDSVQVYGHVGNLFDEKAPVAPGAYASAPNFLTTFHYPGLIGRTFKLGVRFTY from the coding sequence ATGGCCACGACGATGATCTGCGGCGCCGCTGTCGCCGCGCTCGGCGCCGGCCAGGCCGCCGCCCAGACCGCCGCCCCGACCGACCAGACCGAGGTCGAGGAAATCGTCGTCACCGGCTCGCTGTTCCGCCGTACGGACACCGAAACGCCCTCGCCGGTCACCGTGATGACCGCCCAGACCCTGCAGCGCGCGGGCATGACGACGGCCACGGACGCGATCCGTTCGGTCTCGGCCGACGGCGCCGGCTCGATCGGCACCGGCTTCCAGAGCGGCTTCAGCGCCGGCGGCTCGGCGGTCTCGCTGCGCGGCCTGGGCGTCTCCTCGACCCTGGTGCTGGTCGACGGCCTGCGCTCGGCCAACTTCCCGATCAACGACGACGGCCATAACGCCTATGTCGACCTCAACAGCATCCCGTTCAGCCTGATCGACCGCATCGAAGTCCTGAAGGACGGCGCCTCGTCGAGCTACGGCGCCGACGCCATCGGCGGCGTCGTCAACCTGATCCTGAAGAAGCAGTTCGAAGGCGTCTCGGGCAGCGCCGAATTCGGCCAGAGCCAGGAGCGCGACGCGCGCCACCAGCGCTTCGACCTGACCCTGGGCTACGGCGACTACGCCGAGAAGGGCTGGAACTTCTACGTCAACGGCGAATACCAGAAGGACGGCCGCGTCAGCAGCCACAGCCGCGGCTTCCCCTACAACACCCAGGACCTGCGCCCGATCGGCGGCCTGGACAACAACACCGCCGACAGCAGCCTGACGACCGCCACCCCGACCGCCGTCGTCGTGCGCACCACCCAGGGCGACCTGAACAATCCGCTGTCGGGCGGCGTGCAGCCTTTCGCCGACGGAACCTATATCGACTCCAAGGGGGACACCCAGCCCTACAGCAACTACACGTCGCTGGGCCTGGGAACCTGCCTGGCCGGGACCTACACCGCCACCACCGGCGGCTCGCGCGGCGTCGGCTGCAAGTACGACCTGGTCGACCTCTACAACCAGATCCAGCCCAAGCAGGAGCGCTATGCGCTGAACGGCCGCCTGAGCTTCAAGCTGGGCGAGAACGTCGAAGGCTATGTCGCCGGCAGCTACTCGTACGACTTCGTCAGCATCAAGAACCAGCCGCGCGCCGTGCGCAACACCCAGCCGTTCGGCGGTTCGGCGAACCTGGCGTCGACCAACCCCGGCATCGTCCTGCCGGTCTGGATCTGCACCTCCGGCGTCAACTGCGCCGATCCGGCCGCGGCCGGCCGTCGCCTGAATCCGAACAACCCGTACGCAACCACCTACGCCAACGATCCGGCCAACGGCGCGGCCCGCCTCTACTACCTGTTCGGCGACATCCCCGCCGGCAGCGACCGCACCAACGAAGTGTACCGTGGGACCGCCGGCCTGAAGGGCGACTTCGGCGGCGACTGGAACTGGCGCGTCGACGCCGTCGCCGCTCGTGACAACCTGAAGATCGAGCAGTACGGCTACCTGAACATCGCCAACCTGCTGAAGTCGATCAACACGGGCAGCTACGACTTCGTGAACCCGGGCAACAACACCCAGGCCATCCGCGATTTCATCTCGCCGACCGTGACCACCCCGTCGCACTCGACGATGTACTCGCTGGACGCCTCGATCACGAAGGAGCTCTGGGAGCTGCCGGGCGGGACCATGCAGCTGGCCGTCGGCGGCCAGGTCCGCAAGGAAGAACTGGTCAACAACAACCAGAACGCCAAGCTGGACACCTATTCGCTGACCACCTCCTCGGCGTTCGGCAAGCACACCGTCACCGCCGGCTATTTCGAAGTGCTGGCGCCGGTGCTGGACCAACTCGAGATCAACGCCTCGGGCCGCTACGACCACTATTCGGAAGGCTTCAGCCACTTCTCGCCGAAGATCGGCGCCAAGTACACGCCGCTGCGCCAGCTGGCGTTCCGCGGCACCTATTCGAAGGGCTTCCGCGCTCCGACCTTCGCGGAATCGGGCGCGCGCAGCCAGTATGCCGGCTTCTCGACCTTCACGCCGCCGGCAACCTTCCAGAACGCCCACGGCGGCCTGACCTCGGCCGGCAACACCAACCCCTACGCCCAGGCCTATTCGCTGGGCGGCGGCTATGTCGGCAACCCGGACCTGAAGCCGGAAAAGTCGCGTAGCTTCACCCTGGGCGTGATCGCCGAGCCGACTCCGTGGCTCAGCCTGACCGTCGACTATTACGACGTGAAGAAGTCGGACCTGATCGTGGCCGGCCCGCTGCTCGCCAAGGCCCGCAACGCCTACTATACCGGCACGGACGTCACGAGCGCCTGCGCCGCCGTGGCCGCCGTGGGCGCGGGCTATTCGTGCAACCTGGTCGACGGGATCGACCCGCTGTTCCCGACCGCCCTGCCCCGCGTGCTGATCATCAACGCGCCGTTCGTGAACGCCGACTTCTCGAAAACCGCGGGCGTCGACTTCTCGGCCACGGCCAAGGCGAACCTGCCCTTCGACGCCAAGCTGACCAGCCGGGTCGAAGTCACCCACGTGCTGAAGTACGACCTGCACACGTCCAGCGGCGTGCAGAAGTACGCCGGCACGCTGGGCCCGTACCAGCTGTCCTCGGGCAACGGTACGCCCGACTGGCGCGGCAACTGGCAGAACACGGTCGAGTGGGGCCGCTACAGCCTGTCGGCGACCGCCTACTACGTCGGCAAGATCAAGTCGGTGGCCGCTGACCAGCGGACCAGCACCGATTGCGTCACCGCCAACCAGTATGCGACCGGCGACAAGGTCCTGGGCGAAAAGTTCTGCTACATCAAGAAGTTCGTCAACGTCGACCTGAACGGCACGGCGCAGATCACCGACTCGGTCCAGGTCTACGGCCACGTCGGCAACCTGTTCGACGAGAAGGCCCCGGTCGCGCCGGGCGCCTATGCCAGCGCCCCGAACTTCCTGACCACCTTCCACTATCCCGGCCTGATCGGCCGGACCTTCAAGCTGGGCGTGCGCTTCACCTACTAA
- a CDS encoding Ppx/GppA phosphatase family protein: protein MPFAAPRDAAVIDIGSNSVRLVVYRLEGRAIWTVFNEKVLAGLGRDLGDGGRLNPEGVAQTLAALKRFRAVLEAVKPAETFIAATAAVREAKDGAAFVEQIKAETGFATRVLSGEEEARYAALGVLAGAPDATGVVGDLGGASLELVRLETTGAGLGVTLPLGPFSLGLSEGFDLEKVRRLCAQRLAPAAQAFRTDVFHAVGGAWRNLALLHMRLAGYPLHVVHQYSIGRAEALDAARLVAHQSKSSLDRIEGMSKKRSETLPYAAVVLEQLIESLDLKRIEISAYGVREGLLFEAMPPGVRRLDPLVEGCASLGARQGVADELGAALDAWLAPALAQLPPCFDQRDPVLASAACRLADLGARLHPDHRADLVFEQVLRAPIAGQTHAERAFLAAATFARHATAFTPPELDVLERLLSPGRLKRARAVGAAIRLGCDLSGRSAPLLARSRLAIDKGDLLLAAEPGYADLLLGEQTAKRASALATILGLKLKITAL, encoded by the coding sequence ATGCCTTTTGCGGCGCCGCGCGACGCGGCCGTTATCGATATCGGCTCCAACTCGGTCCGCCTCGTGGTGTACCGGCTGGAAGGCCGCGCCATCTGGACCGTCTTCAACGAGAAGGTCCTGGCGGGGCTGGGCCGTGACCTGGGCGACGGCGGCCGGCTGAATCCCGAGGGCGTGGCCCAGACCCTGGCGGCCCTGAAGCGCTTCCGCGCCGTGCTCGAGGCGGTCAAGCCGGCCGAGACCTTCATCGCCGCCACCGCCGCCGTGCGCGAGGCCAAGGACGGCGCGGCCTTCGTCGAGCAGATCAAGGCCGAGACCGGCTTTGCCACCCGCGTGCTGTCGGGCGAGGAAGAAGCCCGCTACGCCGCGCTGGGCGTGCTGGCCGGCGCGCCCGACGCCACCGGCGTGGTCGGCGACCTGGGCGGGGCCAGCCTGGAGCTGGTGCGTCTGGAGACCACGGGCGCGGGTCTTGGCGTCACCCTGCCGCTGGGCCCGTTCAGCCTGGGCCTTTCGGAAGGCTTCGACCTGGAAAAGGTGCGCCGGCTGTGCGCCCAGCGCCTGGCCCCGGCGGCCCAGGCCTTCAGGACCGACGTCTTCCACGCCGTGGGCGGCGCCTGGCGCAACCTGGCCCTGCTGCACATGCGCCTGGCCGGCTATCCGCTGCACGTGGTCCACCAGTACAGCATCGGCCGAGCCGAGGCCCTGGACGCCGCGCGCCTGGTCGCCCACCAGTCCAAGAGCTCGCTCGACCGCATCGAAGGCATGAGCAAGAAGCGTTCGGAGACCCTGCCCTACGCCGCCGTGGTGCTGGAGCAGCTGATCGAGAGTCTGGACCTCAAGCGCATCGAGATCTCGGCCTATGGCGTGCGCGAGGGCCTGCTGTTCGAGGCCATGCCGCCCGGCGTGCGCCGGCTGGACCCGCTGGTCGAGGGCTGCGCCTCGCTGGGGGCCCGGCAGGGGGTGGCCGACGAGCTGGGGGCGGCGCTGGACGCCTGGCTGGCCCCCGCCCTGGCCCAGCTGCCGCCCTGCTTCGACCAGCGCGACCCCGTCCTGGCTTCGGCCGCCTGCCGCCTGGCCGACCTGGGCGCCCGCCTGCACCCCGACCATCGCGCCGACCTGGTGTTCGAGCAGGTGCTGCGCGCGCCGATCGCCGGCCAGACCCACGCCGAGCGGGCCTTCCTGGCCGCCGCCACCTTCGCCCGCCACGCCACGGCCTTCACGCCGCCGGAGCTGGACGTGCTGGAGCGCCTGCTGTCACCCGGCCGCCTCAAGCGGGCCCGGGCCGTCGGCGCCGCCATCCGCCTGGGCTGCGACCTGTCGGGCCGCAGCGCGCCCCTGCTGGCCCGGTCGCGACTCGCCATCGACAAGGGCGACCTGCTGCTGGCCGCCGAACCGGGCTACGCCGACCTGCTGCTGGGCGAGCAAACTGCCAAAAGAGCGAGCGCCTTGGCCACGATTCTGGGCTTGAAGCTCAAAATCACCGCGCTCTGA